From Methanosarcina lacustris Z-7289, one genomic window encodes:
- a CDS encoding DMT family transporter, giving the protein MEGVFVDLKSLKKQESKRKISKGYMWALFCAVFWGIWYLPGTVVWVLNPFDEMYSTIAATKGDSTALIITAVLITAFNALTVMLALMLWNGVLGKYKELGRTLKEFHPCSKWFFLASIFGGPMAILGSFIAMGFIGGAFAAVAALLYPVVGSVLAYYWYGEKISKRAALGIGIIILGGITIFGGGLLTELSSGNVQWIGYLGGLMAAAGWGIEGAIAGKGLDISEPDVGLTLRFLGENIIWWIIVVPVLALLGYPMYSFALQAFEPLTMLVLIFAGITFGFCYVCWYKSFPLIGVGRGQGIGNLYGLFAIIFIFLFFGDVPQWSIIVGGALCVIGSFAMITEDTSALETLRGE; this is encoded by the coding sequence ATGGAGGGAGTTTTTGTGGATTTGAAAAGCTTAAAAAAACAGGAAAGTAAACGAAAAATCAGTAAAGGGTATATGTGGGCCCTTTTCTGTGCTGTTTTCTGGGGTATCTGGTATCTTCCAGGGACTGTTGTGTGGGTGCTTAACCCATTCGATGAGATGTACAGCACTATTGCCGCAACCAAAGGAGACAGCACAGCTCTTATTATAACTGCCGTGTTGATTACGGCCTTTAATGCACTTACGGTCATGCTAGCACTTATGCTCTGGAATGGAGTGCTTGGTAAATACAAGGAACTCGGTAGGACCCTTAAGGAATTCCATCCATGTTCCAAGTGGTTCTTCCTTGCCTCGATTTTCGGAGGCCCTATGGCAATTCTCGGTTCATTCATTGCTATGGGCTTTATAGGCGGAGCATTTGCAGCTGTTGCAGCTCTTCTTTACCCTGTGGTGGGCTCTGTTCTTGCTTACTACTGGTACGGGGAAAAAATCTCAAAAAGAGCGGCACTGGGTATAGGAATCATCATTCTTGGAGGCATTACGATCTTCGGAGGCGGGCTTCTGACCGAGCTTTCCTCAGGCAATGTCCAGTGGATCGGATACCTTGGAGGTTTGATGGCTGCTGCCGGCTGGGGCATTGAAGGTGCAATCGCAGGCAAAGGTCTCGATATTTCCGAGCCTGACGTTGGGCTGACCCTCAGATTCCTGGGAGAAAACATTATCTGGTGGATCATTGTTGTTCCGGTGCTGGCACTTCTCGGTTACCCGATGTATTCCTTTGCACTCCAGGCCTTTGAACCCCTGACCATGCTGGTCCTGATCTTCGCAGGGATTACTTTTGGTTTCTGTTATGTCTGCTGGTACAAGTCCTTCCCACTTATTGGAGTTGGAAGAGGTCAGGGTATCGGAAACCTCTATGGTCTGTTTGCTATCATCTTCATTTTCCTCTTCTTCGGAGATGTCCCACAGTGGTCTATCATTGTCGGAGGCGCTCTCTGTGTTATTGGTAGTTTCGCTATGATTACGGAAGACACAAGTGCACTTGAAACTCTGAGAGGTGAGTGA
- a CDS encoding cobalamin B12-binding domain-containing protein: MASVEAIIAKAKNAITDFDDELAAEVAAEALAAGVDPVEIIEKGFTAGMMEVGEQFEQGTLFLPHVLAAAEAMKAGIEVMKPEMERRKSQTKNLGTVVIGTIEGDIHSIGKDIVASMLNIAGFNVVDLGRDVQVSAFIEKVKELKPQIVASSALMTTTMINQIQIEEQLKEAGVRDQVKTMVGGAPCTQDWADKIGADIYGESATDVVSKVKAALL, from the coding sequence ATGGCAAGCGTAGAAGCAATCATTGCAAAAGCAAAAAACGCAATCACCGATTTTGACGACGAACTCGCAGCAGAAGTTGCAGCAGAAGCTCTTGCAGCAGGTGTTGACCCTGTAGAAATCATTGAGAAGGGCTTTACTGCAGGCATGATGGAAGTAGGAGAACAGTTCGAACAGGGCACTCTCTTCCTCCCCCATGTGCTTGCGGCCGCTGAGGCAATGAAGGCAGGTATTGAAGTCATGAAGCCGGAAATGGAGAGGCGCAAATCCCAGACCAAGAACCTTGGAACCGTTGTCATTGGGACCATCGAAGGTGACATCCACTCCATCGGAAAGGATATCGTTGCCTCCATGCTCAACATTGCAGGCTTCAATGTTGTGGACCTTGGAAGAGACGTCCAAGTCAGCGCTTTTATTGAAAAAGTAAAGGAGCTCAAACCCCAGATTGTTGCATCCTCCGCCCTTATGACCACCACCATGATCAACCAGATCCAGATCGAAGAACAGCTCAAAGAAGCAGGTGTTCGCGACCAGGTAAAGACCATGGTCGGTGGGGCTCCATGCACCCAGGACTGGGCAGACAAGATTGGCGCAGACATCTACGGTGAAAGTGCCACCGATGTCGTCAGCAAGGTAAAAGCAGCCTTACTCTAA
- a CDS encoding nucleoside 2-deoxyribosyltransferase: MKEKKVIEKKDPKIFLSGSIRGGRQLLETYRFMYDALEEAGAEVLSWHVADPDLEENESKMTEQEIYDRDMGLLAKSDALIAEVTVPSTGVGYEICRALDRKIPVLCLHRPDAVVSAMVLGNPDPSLKVLTYSNEAALNKIIVKFIQTL; the protein is encoded by the coding sequence ATGAAAGAAAAGAAAGTAATAGAAAAGAAGGACCCGAAAATTTTCCTGTCGGGCTCGATCCGGGGAGGAAGACAGCTTCTTGAGACATACCGGTTTATGTACGACGCCCTCGAAGAAGCAGGAGCAGAAGTGCTCAGCTGGCATGTTGCAGATCCCGATCTGGAAGAAAACGAATCAAAAATGACTGAACAGGAGATCTATGATCGCGATATGGGTCTGCTTGCAAAAAGCGATGCGCTGATTGCAGAGGTGACAGTACCGTCCACAGGCGTGGGTTATGAAATCTGCAGGGCGCTTGACCGGAAAATTCCTGTGCTCTGCCTGCACAGACCCGATGCTGTAGTCTCTGCAATGGTGCTCGGGAATCCTGACCCTTCGCTAAAGGTACTAACTTATTCAAACGAGGCAGCACTTAATAAAATTATTGTAAAATTTATTCAGACTCTCTGA
- the hisF gene encoding imidazole glycerol phosphate synthase subunit HisF, producing MLTKRIIPCLDVTLDRAGGCVVKGVEFVDLKEAGDPVELAKRYNEEGADELVFLDITASAHGRGTMIDVIERTADEVFIPLTVGGGISSINAIRQILRAGADKVSVNTSAVKNPNFIKESSDIFGAQCIVTAIDCRRNTDIKNNPDKTILELEDGTPAWYEVVIYGGREATRIDAVQWAKRAEKLGSGEILLTSMDRDGTCAGYDIPITRKLSEELDVPIIASGGVGNPQHIYEGFSKGKADAALAASIFHFSEYSIREVKEYLKEREIPVRL from the coding sequence ATGCTCACCAAAAGAATCATACCATGCCTTGATGTGACCCTTGACAGGGCAGGCGGCTGTGTAGTCAAGGGAGTGGAGTTTGTGGACCTAAAAGAGGCTGGAGACCCTGTGGAACTCGCCAAACGCTATAATGAGGAAGGCGCAGATGAACTTGTTTTCCTGGATATCACGGCTTCAGCTCACGGTAGAGGGACCATGATTGATGTGATAGAAAGGACGGCAGATGAGGTTTTTATCCCTCTCACAGTGGGAGGCGGGATCAGTTCAATTAACGCTATCCGCCAGATCCTCAGGGCAGGCGCTGATAAGGTTTCTGTCAACACCTCAGCAGTAAAGAACCCTAATTTTATAAAAGAATCCTCGGACATATTCGGAGCCCAGTGTATTGTTACTGCTATTGACTGCAGGCGAAATACAGACATAAAGAACAATCCCGACAAAACCATCCTGGAACTTGAAGATGGGACCCCCGCCTGGTATGAAGTGGTAATTTACGGCGGCAGGGAAGCTACAAGGATTGATGCCGTGCAGTGGGCAAAAAGAGCTGAAAAACTGGGGTCGGGAGAAATCCTGCTTACAAGTATGGACCGGGACGGGACCTGCGCTGGTTACGACATCCCCATTACAAGAAAACTCTCCGAAGAACTGGATGTCCCCATCATCGCCTCTGGCGGAGTCGGAAACCCACAGCATATCTACGAAGGATTTTCCAAAGGAAAAGCCGATGCAGCCCTTGCAGCAAGCATTTTCCACTTCAGTGAATATTCAATCCGGGAAGTAAAAGAGTACCTTAAAGAGCGGGAAATCCCTGTAAGGCTCTGA
- a CDS encoding RNA-guided endonuclease InsQ/TnpB family protein, translating into MALVTRTEQIQFKSETISALAHASKNLFNSANYIIRQRFFENDKLYQETGEKGEGIWYKQLYSMLKNTEQYRALPAQTAQQVLKLLDKSWKSFFKALKVYAKSPELFLGRPKPPKYKHKDGEHILVFTNQQCKIVDGLLKFPKAVNLELKTRLVDVDLREVRVIPNANKYTCEIVYNKIVSDNEISSSRVLGIDPGVRNIATIANNFGAKPIVVKGNTANNINQFYNMEKARIQHVYDLAKIKWGSKLAKLDFKRNNMIKDYFHKLSRRIVNYAIKNNVKSIIIGKNENWKQDVNMGRKNNQKFVQLPLAKLIEMIQYKAQEVNIEVVLQEESHTSKCSFLDNEPVEHRAKYVGRRIKRGLFKSATGIIINADVNGALNIIRKATPKAFADGVEGVGLHPKRCLITSFEDI; encoded by the coding sequence GTGGCATTAGTGACTAGAACCGAGCAAATACAATTTAAATCCGAAACAATCTCAGCTCTAGCTCACGCATCCAAAAACCTGTTTAATAGTGCAAACTACATAATACGACAAAGATTCTTTGAAAATGATAAGCTATACCAGGAAACTGGTGAAAAGGGTGAAGGTATCTGGTATAAACAGCTTTACTCAATGCTAAAAAATACAGAGCAGTATCGGGCATTGCCAGCACAAACTGCTCAACAGGTACTTAAACTACTGGATAAAAGCTGGAAATCCTTCTTCAAAGCATTAAAAGTATACGCAAAGTCCCCAGAATTGTTTTTAGGTAGACCTAAACCACCCAAATACAAACACAAAGATGGAGAACATATCCTGGTATTCACAAACCAGCAATGTAAAATCGTAGATGGATTACTCAAATTCCCAAAAGCGGTAAATCTGGAATTGAAAACCAGACTTGTAGACGTAGACTTGAGAGAAGTACGGGTAATCCCAAATGCAAATAAGTATACGTGTGAGATTGTATACAACAAAATAGTTTCTGATAACGAAATTAGCTCCAGTCGGGTTTTGGGAATTGATCCTGGTGTTCGCAATATTGCAACTATCGCAAATAACTTTGGTGCAAAACCAATTGTTGTTAAGGGCAATACTGCAAACAACATTAATCAGTTTTATAACATGGAAAAGGCCAGGATTCAACATGTATACGATCTGGCTAAAATTAAATGGGGTAGTAAATTAGCAAAACTCGACTTCAAACGAAATAACATGATAAAGGATTATTTCCACAAACTTAGCCGTAGAATAGTTAATTATGCCATCAAAAATAATGTTAAATCAATTATAATTGGCAAAAACGAAAACTGGAAGCAAGATGTTAATATGGGACGAAAAAACAACCAGAAATTTGTTCAGCTTCCACTGGCTAAACTGATAGAAATGATCCAGTACAAAGCTCAGGAAGTCAACATAGAAGTTGTTCTTCAAGAAGAGAGCCATACATCAAAATGTAGTTTCCTTGATAACGAACCTGTAGAACACAGAGCTAAATATGTCGGCAGACGAATCAAACGGGGTTTATTCAAATCTGCAACTGGGATAATCATCAACGCCGACGTCAACGGAGCTCTGAATATAATCAGGAAAGCAACTCCAAAAGCATTTGCAGACGGAGTGGAGGGTGTAGGGTTACACCCAAAGAGATGTTTGATAACATCTTTTGAAGATATTTGA
- a CDS encoding bifunctional nuclease family protein yields the protein MDIDNYEDFEEIHVKDVYIVDVFSDPTPVVLLENLKGEMLPIYIGHLEALSIGNVIKNISPPRPMAHDLMVNIFDRLEIKVEGVMIDDKVDKVYYARLLIKKDNNIMQFDARPSDCIALALRVGAPIRIRKKVLECSEIEMSRLEGARVMNIFG from the coding sequence ATGGACATCGATAATTACGAGGATTTTGAAGAAATTCATGTCAAAGATGTCTATATAGTCGATGTTTTCAGTGACCCTACCCCTGTTGTACTTCTAGAGAATTTAAAAGGCGAGATGCTTCCCATATATATTGGACATCTGGAAGCCCTTTCAATAGGAAACGTGATTAAAAATATCTCTCCTCCTCGTCCGATGGCTCATGACCTTATGGTTAATATTTTCGACCGCCTGGAAATAAAAGTAGAGGGCGTAATGATCGATGATAAGGTGGACAAAGTTTATTATGCCCGCCTCCTGATAAAAAAGGACAATAATATAATGCAGTTCGACGCAAGACCAAGCGACTGCATTGCCCTCGCCCTCAGGGTGGGAGCCCCGATAAGAATTAGAAAGAAAGTGCTGGAATGTTCCGAAATAGAAATGTCCAGACTTGAAGGCGCACGTGTGATGAATATTTTTGGCTGA
- the lysS gene encoding lysine--tRNA ligase, with the protein MADTIHWADFIAEDVLNKSGKHLVATGITPSGHIHIGNMREVVTADAAYRALLDRGADARLIYIADNYDPLRKVYPFLPESYAEHVGKPISEVPCPCGECANYAEHFLKPFLEALRRLGINPEVYRADEMYRAGMYTESIKSALVKRNEIAKILEEVSGKTVTEEWSPFNPRCNECGKITTTKVTGFDLEVETVDYVCACGHSGTVPMAGGGKLTWRVDWPSRWAVLGVTVEPFGKDHASRGGSYDTGKRIAREIYGHEPPYPIVYEWIMLGKQGAMSSSTGVVVSISDMLEVVPPEVLRYLIIRTKPEKHIQFDPGQPLLTLVDDYERLREKFRKNDPSLGDFEKRIYELSRATGICHPEIPFKQMVTIYQVARGEFGQVLKIVKRSGFSIEDEKCIRELTDNVSRWLELYAPPFVKFSVKEKVPVQVATLSELQKAFLGAFADLIEAREKISGEEYHMLVYSAKEEGSELNRLIAEKLNEPVPQAEPKDLFKAIYTAILGQSSGPKAGWFLSSFEKKFLITRFREASTYIPEKRG; encoded by the coding sequence ATGGCTGACACAATTCACTGGGCGGACTTCATAGCTGAAGACGTGTTAAATAAGAGTGGCAAGCACCTTGTTGCCACAGGAATCACTCCTTCAGGACATATCCATATAGGAAACATGAGGGAGGTAGTGACTGCTGATGCTGCTTACAGGGCTCTCCTTGACAGAGGAGCAGATGCCCGCTTAATCTATATTGCTGACAACTACGACCCTCTGCGCAAGGTTTACCCTTTCCTGCCTGAAAGTTATGCCGAGCATGTGGGGAAACCCATTTCCGAGGTTCCCTGCCCATGCGGGGAATGTGCAAACTATGCCGAGCATTTCCTGAAACCTTTCCTTGAAGCCCTGAGGCGCCTTGGCATTAACCCCGAGGTCTACAGGGCAGACGAAATGTACAGGGCAGGCATGTATACCGAATCGATAAAGTCCGCCCTTGTGAAAAGAAATGAAATTGCAAAGATCCTTGAAGAGGTTTCGGGGAAAACAGTTACAGAGGAATGGAGTCCTTTCAACCCTCGCTGTAACGAGTGCGGTAAAATCACGACCACGAAGGTTACGGGTTTTGACCTGGAAGTCGAAACTGTGGACTATGTCTGTGCCTGCGGGCACTCCGGGACGGTGCCGATGGCAGGAGGGGGAAAGCTTACCTGGAGGGTGGACTGGCCTTCCCGCTGGGCTGTGCTTGGGGTAACTGTGGAGCCTTTCGGAAAAGACCACGCCTCAAGAGGCGGCTCCTATGATACCGGAAAGCGAATTGCAAGAGAAATCTACGGGCACGAGCCTCCTTACCCTATCGTCTACGAGTGGATAATGCTTGGAAAGCAGGGGGCAATGTCTTCTTCTACGGGAGTGGTTGTCTCGATTTCGGATATGCTTGAGGTGGTGCCTCCTGAAGTCCTTCGCTACCTTATCATCCGTACAAAACCTGAAAAACATATCCAGTTCGATCCAGGACAGCCTCTCCTTACCCTGGTGGACGACTACGAACGGCTCAGGGAAAAATTCCGGAAAAATGACCCCTCTCTTGGGGACTTCGAAAAGAGAATTTACGAACTCTCCAGGGCAACAGGCATCTGTCATCCGGAAATTCCTTTCAAGCAGATGGTAACAATCTACCAGGTTGCCAGGGGAGAGTTCGGGCAGGTGCTGAAGATCGTAAAGCGTTCAGGCTTTTCAATTGAAGATGAAAAGTGTATCCGGGAACTTACAGATAATGTCTCCAGATGGCTTGAACTGTACGCCCCGCCTTTTGTGAAGTTCAGTGTAAAAGAAAAGGTGCCTGTGCAGGTAGCAACCCTTTCGGAGCTCCAAAAAGCCTTCCTTGGGGCGTTTGCAGACCTTATCGAAGCAAGAGAGAAGATCAGCGGAGAGGAATATCATATGCTGGTCTACTCTGCAAAAGAGGAAGGTTCTGAACTGAACAGGCTGATTGCGGAAAAGTTAAATGAGCCGGTCCCGCAGGCAGAGCCGAAAGACCTTTTCAAAGCAATCTACACTGCAATTCTCGGGCAGAGCTCGGGCCCGAAAGCCGGCTGGTTCTTATCTTCTTTTGAGAAGAAATTCCTTATAACCCGTTTCAGGGAAGCTTCAACATACATTCCTGAAAAACGCGGGTGA
- a CDS encoding pro-sigmaK processing inhibitor BofA family protein — protein sequence MVVGVPEISVLILAAVAAFVLYKVLKTATSLAINAALGIFALLVAKFLLGLEIAITWVAVLVCAIGGIFGALVIIVLNYLKIAFL from the coding sequence ATGGTAGTTGGAGTTCCCGAAATTTCAGTATTAATTCTGGCAGCAGTAGCAGCATTTGTGCTGTACAAAGTCCTTAAGACTGCCACCAGCCTTGCAATAAATGCAGCGCTTGGGATCTTTGCCCTGCTCGTAGCAAAATTTTTGCTAGGCCTTGAAATCGCAATCACCTGGGTAGCAGTACTTGTCTGCGCAATAGGAGGTATTTTCGGAGCCCTTGTAATAATCGTACTTAATTACCTTAAGATAGCTTTTTTATGA
- a CDS encoding class I SAM-dependent methyltransferase — MNIKTDNGRVITDMGVTDTGNTGKVEIKDTDVPVKKPSCSSKEHFLAWDKEYAHLKWGGPASIRSLQAYLAPEARVLDAGSGNGRYLGELSRHYTVVGVDISLTALGSSRSQLARSGRFAEHLGASVHALPFKAGSFDGIICYGVLQHLFKDEREAAVREFMRLLCCGGFIFFEAFGWEDMRCGGEPSSPFEENTFVRQNGIIYHYFTEEEVKKLFCGFEVLELENVTKEKTFRGESYQRHMVRGVFRKL; from the coding sequence ATGAATATAAAAACCGACAATGGGCGAGTTATTACAGATATGGGCGTCACGGACACAGGGAACACTGGCAAGGTAGAAATAAAGGATACGGATGTACCGGTGAAAAAACCGTCATGCTCTTCAAAAGAACACTTCCTTGCCTGGGATAAAGAATACGCCCACCTCAAATGGGGAGGTCCGGCGTCTATTCGAAGTCTTCAGGCTTATCTTGCGCCGGAGGCGAGAGTCCTTGATGCAGGCTCAGGGAATGGAAGGTATCTTGGAGAACTTTCAAGGCACTACACTGTGGTTGGGGTTGATATCTCTTTAACTGCCCTTGGAAGTTCCCGCTCACAGCTTGCAAGAAGCGGCAGGTTTGCAGAACACCTCGGAGCAAGTGTGCATGCCCTTCCTTTCAAAGCCGGGTCATTTGACGGAATTATCTGCTATGGTGTGCTCCAGCACCTTTTTAAAGACGAGCGGGAAGCTGCTGTCAGGGAATTCATGCGCCTGCTCTGCTGCGGTGGTTTTATCTTTTTCGAGGCTTTCGGCTGGGAGGATATGCGCTGTGGGGGAGAGCCTTCAAGCCCATTTGAAGAAAATACTTTTGTTCGGCAAAACGGGATAATATATCATTATTTTACTGAAGAAGAGGTAAAGAAACTTTTTTGCGGGTTTGAAGTTCTTGAACTGGAAAATGTAACAAAAGAGAAAACTTTTAGAGGGGAATCTTATCAACGACATATGGTCAGGGGAGTTTTCCGGAAACTTTGA
- a CDS encoding DUF3656 domain-containing U32 family peptidase, with the protein MTPAKPELLAPAGGMEALMAAVENGADAVYLGARAFSARGYASNFSEEELEKAIDYAHLRGVKIYVTVNTLLKEGEMESALILLSRLREMGTDAIIIQDLGLISLSRKYLPDLPLHASTQMTLHNSEGVAFEKDLGIERVVLSREVSLEDISKMKEKNDMEIEVFVHGALCISYSGQCLLSSLIGGRSGNRGYCAQPCRKKYRLYCAGKQIKTSGSYLLSPKDLNTTSGLGALIEAGIESFKIEGRMKRPEYVAGVVRTYRHLIDRYLKNPAGYSVSEEEQETLTQLFNRGFTSGYFFGNPRGKLMSRENPHNRGIPAGTVVNYDTRTKRIRVKLSNSLRLGDGIMVENAETRPEDKGKIISSMYTERGPVYSAGKGEVIEFPFDSRAPSGSTVYRTHDKKLMDSLKKESGSGALRLKIPLILTATITPGKPARLEIKDSDSNVVAVESEYLVEKAEKVPTSKTQIEKQLTKLGNTLFEAAELNVSVAEDIFIPVGQLNDLRTKAVLQLENLRVSKWKRAPLENLQFPVPGEKKATEIKETGETGETGKIEETGKIGETGKIEETGETGETGKIGETGKIGETGKIEEIKEIKTQKLPGKPLLSVTVYSPEGLEGALAGGADCIYFGEGLFRRPNTAGNASGKENKSNGEESSGRDPDTIFESAVLKARAAGRKIYFNTPKIVKDSEMKQVEELLSRVETFGADGVLVSNLGTFNLAKEKQVPCIADSPLNIYNGYTFALLLQKGAEMAVISPELTLEELKEVASYGPAECIVHGRLELMESEHCIAGGLLGKDGDQCSAPCTSGNFTLVDEKNYEFPLLMDYQCRTHLLNSRSLCMLEYVPALVESGLSSLRIETLGMDNVEEIRKITGKYRKAIDVFYETGERAKEKCEDLGKGFTTGHYFRGVK; encoded by the coding sequence ATGACGCCTGCAAAACCTGAACTGCTGGCTCCAGCCGGCGGCATGGAAGCCCTTATGGCAGCCGTAGAAAACGGAGCCGATGCTGTGTATCTCGGAGCCAGGGCTTTTAGCGCCCGGGGATATGCATCTAATTTTTCAGAGGAAGAGCTTGAGAAAGCTATTGATTATGCCCATCTCAGGGGCGTAAAAATATACGTAACCGTAAACACCCTGCTCAAGGAAGGGGAAATGGAAAGTGCCCTTATCCTGCTTTCCCGCCTGAGAGAAATGGGAACCGATGCAATAATCATTCAGGACCTGGGGCTTATTTCCCTTTCCCGGAAATACCTGCCTGACCTTCCCCTGCATGCAAGCACGCAGATGACTCTGCACAACAGTGAAGGGGTTGCTTTTGAAAAGGACCTGGGAATCGAAAGAGTCGTGCTCTCGCGGGAAGTTTCACTTGAAGATATAAGCAAGATGAAAGAAAAAAATGATATGGAAATAGAGGTTTTCGTACACGGAGCCCTCTGCATTTCCTATTCAGGTCAGTGCCTCCTGAGCAGTCTTATAGGGGGAAGAAGCGGAAACAGAGGATACTGCGCCCAGCCGTGCCGCAAAAAATACAGGCTTTACTGTGCAGGAAAGCAGATTAAAACCAGCGGCAGTTATCTTTTAAGCCCGAAAGACCTTAACACGACCTCAGGCCTTGGAGCCCTTATAGAAGCCGGGATAGAGTCTTTCAAAATAGAAGGCAGAATGAAAAGGCCGGAGTATGTTGCAGGAGTTGTCAGGACCTACCGCCACCTGATTGACAGGTACCTGAAAAATCCTGCCGGGTATTCGGTTTCCGAAGAGGAGCAGGAGACCCTGACCCAGCTTTTTAACCGTGGCTTTACCTCGGGCTACTTTTTTGGGAACCCGCGTGGAAAACTTATGAGCCGGGAAAACCCCCACAACCGCGGGATTCCCGCAGGCACGGTTGTCAACTATGACACGCGCACAAAGCGCATTCGTGTAAAACTTTCAAACTCCCTTCGCCTGGGAGACGGGATAATGGTCGAAAATGCCGAAACCAGGCCGGAAGATAAAGGAAAAATCATATCCTCGATGTATACTGAAAGGGGCCCTGTATACAGTGCAGGGAAGGGAGAAGTCATAGAGTTCCCCTTTGATTCAAGGGCGCCATCAGGAAGCACGGTTTACAGGACACATGACAAAAAACTGATGGATTCCCTTAAAAAGGAAAGCGGATCCGGAGCCTTGAGGCTTAAAATTCCCTTAATTCTCACAGCTACCATTACCCCGGGAAAACCTGCCAGACTCGAGATAAAAGACAGCGATTCAAATGTAGTGGCAGTTGAATCCGAATATCTGGTCGAGAAGGCAGAAAAGGTGCCAACCTCAAAAACCCAGATAGAAAAACAGCTCACCAAGCTTGGAAATACTCTTTTTGAAGCAGCCGAACTTAACGTGAGTGTAGCAGAGGATATTTTTATTCCCGTAGGGCAGCTGAACGACCTGAGGACAAAAGCGGTCTTGCAGCTTGAAAACCTGCGTGTGTCTAAGTGGAAGCGGGCACCTCTCGAAAATCTGCAGTTCCCTGTACCCGGAGAAAAAAAGGCAACGGAAATAAAGGAAACAGGGGAAACAGGGGAAACAGGGAAAATAGAGGAAACAGGAAAAATTGGGGAAACAGGGAAAATAGAGGAAACAGGGGAAACAGGGGAAACAGGGAAAATAGGGGAGACAGGGAAAATAGGGGAGACAGGGAAAATAGAGGAAATAAAGGAAATAAAAACCCAAAAACTTCCGGGAAAGCCCCTGCTTTCAGTTACCGTGTATTCCCCTGAAGGGCTTGAAGGGGCTCTTGCCGGTGGAGCAGACTGTATTTACTTCGGAGAGGGGCTTTTTAGAAGACCGAATACAGCCGGGAACGCATCCGGTAAAGAGAATAAATCCAATGGAGAGGAATCTTCCGGCAGGGACCCTGATACTATTTTTGAAAGCGCTGTTCTGAAAGCCAGAGCTGCAGGCAGAAAAATCTATTTTAATACTCCTAAAATAGTGAAGGACTCCGAGATGAAACAGGTGGAAGAACTTCTCTCCCGTGTGGAAACGTTCGGAGCTGACGGTGTCCTTGTTTCAAACCTCGGGACGTTTAACCTCGCAAAAGAAAAACAGGTCCCGTGTATCGCAGACAGTCCCCTGAATATCTACAACGGCTATACCTTTGCTCTCCTTTTGCAGAAAGGAGCAGAAATGGCTGTAATTTCGCCCGAATTAACGCTTGAAGAACTCAAAGAAGTAGCTTCTTACGGGCCTGCCGAATGCATTGTCCACGGCCGCCTCGAACTGATGGAATCCGAACACTGCATCGCAGGAGGGCTGCTCGGGAAAGATGGAGATCAGTGCAGTGCCCCCTGTACCTCAGGGAACTTTACACTGGTAGACGAGAAGAATTACGAATTTCCCCTGCTCATGGACTACCAGTGCAGAACTCACCTCCTGAACTCAAGGTCCCTCTGCATGCTTGAATATGTCCCTGCACTTGTCGAAAGTGGTCTTTCAAGCCTGAGAATAGAGACCCTCGGAATGGACAATGTAGAAGAAATAAGGAAAATTACAGGAAAATACAGGAAAGCGATTGACGTATTTTATGAGACCGGAGAGAGGGCAAAGGAAAAATGTGAGGACCTCGGGAAAGGTTTTACCACAGGGCATTACTTCAGAGGCGTGAAGTAA